The Callithrix jacchus isolate 240 chromosome 20, calJac240_pri, whole genome shotgun sequence genome has a window encoding:
- the CDK10 gene encoding cyclin-dependent kinase 10 isoform X2, whose protein sequence is MAEPDSESEHIRLKCIRKEGFFTVPPEHRLGRCRSVKEFEKLNRIGEGTYGIVYRARDTQTDEIVALKKVRMDKEKDGIPISSLREITLLLRLRHPNIVELKEVVVGNHLESIFLVMGYCEQDLASLLENMPTPFSEAQVKCIVLQVLRGLQYLHRNFIIHRDLKVSNLLMTDKGCVKTADFGLARAYGVPVKPMTPKVVTLWYRAPELLLGTTTQTTSIDMWAVGCILAELLAHKPLLPGTSEIHQIDLIVQLLGTPSETIWPGFSKLPLVGQYSLRKQPYNNLKHKFPWLSEAGLRLLHFLFMATAGDCLESSYFKEKPLPCEPELMPTFPHHRNKRAAPATSEGQSKRCKP, encoded by the exons ATGGCGGAGCCTGACTCGGAGTCGGAGCACATCCGTCTGAAGTGCATTCGTAAGGAGGGCTTCTTCACGGTGCCTCCAGAACACAGG CTGGGGCGATGCCGGAGTGTGAAGGAGTTCGAGAAGCTGAACCGGATTGGAGAGGGCACTTACGGCATCGTGT ATCGGGCGCGGGACACCCAGACAGATGAGATTGTTGCGCTGAAGAAGGTGCGGATGGACAAGGAGAAGGATG GCATCCCCATCAGCAGCCTGCGGGAGATCACGCTGCTGCTCCGCCTACGCCACCCGAATATCGTGGAGCTGAAGGAGGTGGTTGTCGGGAACCACCTGGAGAG tATCTTCCTGGTGATGGGTTACTGTGAGCAGGACCTGGCCAGCCTCCTGGAGAATATGCCAACACCCTTCTCGGAGGCCCAG GTCAAGTGCATCGTGCTGCAGGTGCTCCGGGGCCTCCAGTACCTGCACAGGAACTTCATCATCCACAG GGACCTGAAGGTCTCCAACTTGCTCATGACTGACAAGGGCTGCGTGAAGACAG CGGATTTTGGCCTGGCCCGGGCCTACGGTGTCCCAGTAAAGCCGATGACCCCCAAGGTGGTCACTCTCTG GTACCGAGCCCCCGAGCTGCTGCTGGGAACCACCACACAGACCACCAGCATCGACATgtg GGCCGTGGGCTGCATCCTGGCCGAGCTGCTGGCCCACAAGCCCCTTCTCCCCGGCACCTCCGAGATCCACCAGATTGACTTGATCGTGCAGCTGCTGGGGACGCCGAGTGAGACCATCTGGCCG GGCTTTTCCAAGCTGCCGCTGGTTGGTCAGTATAGCCTTCGGAAGCAGCCGTACAACAACCTAAAGCACAAGTTCCCATGGCTGTCGGAGGCTGGGCTGCGCCTGCTCCACTTCCTGTTCAT GGCGACCGCTGGGGACTGCCTGGAGAGCTCCTACTTCAAGGAGAAGCCCCTGC CCTGTGAGCCGGAGCTCATGCCCACCTTTCCTCACCACCGCAACAAGCGGGCCGCCCCGGCCACCTCCGAGGGCCAGAGCAAGCGCTGCAAGCCCTGA
- the SPATA2L gene encoding spermatogenesis-associated protein 2-like protein, with translation MGSSSLSEDYRLCLERELRRGRAGVCGDPSLRAVLWQILVEDFDLHGALQDDALALLTDGLWGRADLAPALRGLARAFELLELAAVHLYLLPWRKEFTTIKTFSGGYVHVLKGVLSDDLLLKSFQKMGYVRRDSHRLMVTALPPACQLVQVALGCFALRLECEILGEVLAQLGTSVLPAEDLLQARRASGDVASCVAWLQQRLAQDEEPPPLPPRGSPAAYRPPLDLYRDLQEDEGSEDASLYGEPSPGPDSPSAELAYRPPLWEQSAKLWGPEGQAWDPPTEELSQASTPPYGALEEGLEPESSAFSFLSLRSELSRPGDLATPESSAGASPRRIRAEGVPASAYRSVSEPPGYQAHSCLSPGALPTLCCDTCRQLHAAHCAALPACRPGHSLRVLLGDAQRRLWLQRAQMDTLLFNSPGARP, from the exons ATGGGCAGCAGCTCGCTGTCCGAGGACTACCGCCTGTGCTTGGAGCGCGAGCTGCGACGGGGACGCGCGGGCGTGTGCGGGGACCCCTCGCTGCGCGCGGTGCTCTGGCAGATCCTGGTGGAAGACTTTGACCTGCACGGGGCGCTGCAGGACGACGCGCTGGCGCTGCTCACCGACGGGCTGTGGGGCCGCGCCGACCTGGCGCCCGCGCTGCGCGGCCTGGCCCGCGCCTTCGAGCTGCTGGAACTGGCCGCTGTGCACCTGTACCTGCTGCCCTGGAGGAAGGAGTTCACCACCATCAAG ACCTTCTCCGGGGGCTACGTGCACGTGCTGAAGGGTGTGCTGTCAGATGACCTCCTCCTCAAGAGCTTCCAGAAGATGGGCTACGTGCGCAGGGACAGCCACCGGCTCATGGTGACTGCTCTGCCCCCTGCCTGCCAGCTGGTGCAGGTGGCCCTGGGCTGCTTCGCCCTCCGGCTGGAATGTGAGATCCTGGGTGAGGTGCTGGCCCAGCTGGGCACCAGTGTGCTCCCAGCTGAGGACCTGCTGCAGGCGCGGCGTGCCAGTGGAGATGTGGCCTCCTGTGTGGCCTGGCTGCAGCAGCGGCTGGCCCAGGATGAGGAGCCGCCACCCCTGCCCCCCCGAGGCTCCCCTGCTGCTTACAGGCCCCCACTGGACTTATACCGGGACCTGCAGGAGGACGAGGGCTCCGAGGACGCCAGCCTCTATGGGGAGCCGTCACCAGGTCCTGACTCGCCCTCGGCAGAGCTGGCCTACAGGCCGCCACTCTGGGAGCAGAGTGCCAAACTGTGGGGCCCTGAGGGCCAGGCCTGGGATCCCCCAACTGAGGAGCTCTCACAGGCCAGCACCCCACCCTATGGGGCCTTGGAGGAGGGGCTGGAACCCGAATCCTCcgccttctccttcctctccctgcgCAGTGAGCTGAGTAGGCCTGGAGACCTGGCCACTCCCGAAAGCTCTGCGGGGGCCAGCCCCAGGCGCATTCGGGCAGAGGGCGTACCAGCCTCAGCCTACAGGTCTGTCTCTGAACCCCCAGGCTACCAGGCACACAGCTGCCTGTCCCCTGGTGCCCTGCCCACCCTCTGCTGCGACACATGTCGCCAGCTGCACGCTGCCCACTGCGCGGCCCTGCCCGCCTGCCGCCCCGGCCACTCCCTGCGCGTGCTGCTTGGCGATGCCCAGCGGCGCTTGTGGCTGCAGCGTGCACAGATGGACACCCTGCTCTTCAACAGCCCCGGGGCCCGGCCCTAG
- the CDK10 gene encoding cyclin-dependent kinase 10 isoform X1, which yields MAEPDSESEHIRLKCIRKEGFFTVPPEHRLGRCRSVKEFEKLNRIGEGTYGIVYRARDTQTDEIVALKKVRMDKEKDGIPISSLREITLLLRLRHPNIVELKEVVVGNHLESIFLVMGYCEQDLASLLENMPTPFSEAQVKCIVLQVLRGLQYLHRNFIIHRDLKVSNLLMTDKGCVKTADFGLARAYGVPVKPMTPKVVTLWYRAPELLLGTTTQTTSIDMWAVGCILAELLAHKPLLPGTSEIHQIDLIVQLLGTPSETIWPGFSKLPLVGQYSLRKQPYNNLKHKFPWLSEAGLRLLHFLFMYDPKKRATAGDCLESSYFKEKPLPCEPELMPTFPHHRNKRAAPATSEGQSKRCKP from the exons ATGGCGGAGCCTGACTCGGAGTCGGAGCACATCCGTCTGAAGTGCATTCGTAAGGAGGGCTTCTTCACGGTGCCTCCAGAACACAGG CTGGGGCGATGCCGGAGTGTGAAGGAGTTCGAGAAGCTGAACCGGATTGGAGAGGGCACTTACGGCATCGTGT ATCGGGCGCGGGACACCCAGACAGATGAGATTGTTGCGCTGAAGAAGGTGCGGATGGACAAGGAGAAGGATG GCATCCCCATCAGCAGCCTGCGGGAGATCACGCTGCTGCTCCGCCTACGCCACCCGAATATCGTGGAGCTGAAGGAGGTGGTTGTCGGGAACCACCTGGAGAG tATCTTCCTGGTGATGGGTTACTGTGAGCAGGACCTGGCCAGCCTCCTGGAGAATATGCCAACACCCTTCTCGGAGGCCCAG GTCAAGTGCATCGTGCTGCAGGTGCTCCGGGGCCTCCAGTACCTGCACAGGAACTTCATCATCCACAG GGACCTGAAGGTCTCCAACTTGCTCATGACTGACAAGGGCTGCGTGAAGACAG CGGATTTTGGCCTGGCCCGGGCCTACGGTGTCCCAGTAAAGCCGATGACCCCCAAGGTGGTCACTCTCTG GTACCGAGCCCCCGAGCTGCTGCTGGGAACCACCACACAGACCACCAGCATCGACATgtg GGCCGTGGGCTGCATCCTGGCCGAGCTGCTGGCCCACAAGCCCCTTCTCCCCGGCACCTCCGAGATCCACCAGATTGACTTGATCGTGCAGCTGCTGGGGACGCCGAGTGAGACCATCTGGCCG GGCTTTTCCAAGCTGCCGCTGGTTGGTCAGTATAGCCTTCGGAAGCAGCCGTACAACAACCTAAAGCACAAGTTCCCATGGCTGTCGGAGGCTGGGCTGCGCCTGCTCCACTTCCTGTTCATGTACGACCCTAAGAAAAG GGCGACCGCTGGGGACTGCCTGGAGAGCTCCTACTTCAAGGAGAAGCCCCTGC CCTGTGAGCCGGAGCTCATGCCCACCTTTCCTCACCACCGCAACAAGCGGGCCGCCCCGGCCACCTCCGAGGGCCAGAGCAAGCGCTGCAAGCCCTGA
- the CDK10 gene encoding cyclin-dependent kinase 10 isoform X6: protein MDKEKDGIPISSLREITLLLRLRHPNIVELKEVVVGNHLESIFLVMGYCEQDLASLLENMPTPFSEAQVKCIVLQVLRGLQYLHRNFIIHRDLKVSNLLMTDKGCVKTADFGLARAYGVPVKPMTPKVVTLWYRAPELLLGTTTQTTSIDMWAVGCILAELLAHKPLLPGTSEIHQIDLIVQLLGTPSETIWPGFSKLPLVGQYSLRKQPYNNLKHKFPWLSEAGLRLLHFLFMATAGDCLESSYFKEKPLPCEPELMPTFPHHRNKRAAPATSEGQSKRCKP, encoded by the exons ATGGACAAGGAGAAGGATG GCATCCCCATCAGCAGCCTGCGGGAGATCACGCTGCTGCTCCGCCTACGCCACCCGAATATCGTGGAGCTGAAGGAGGTGGTTGTCGGGAACCACCTGGAGAG tATCTTCCTGGTGATGGGTTACTGTGAGCAGGACCTGGCCAGCCTCCTGGAGAATATGCCAACACCCTTCTCGGAGGCCCAG GTCAAGTGCATCGTGCTGCAGGTGCTCCGGGGCCTCCAGTACCTGCACAGGAACTTCATCATCCACAG GGACCTGAAGGTCTCCAACTTGCTCATGACTGACAAGGGCTGCGTGAAGACAG CGGATTTTGGCCTGGCCCGGGCCTACGGTGTCCCAGTAAAGCCGATGACCCCCAAGGTGGTCACTCTCTG GTACCGAGCCCCCGAGCTGCTGCTGGGAACCACCACACAGACCACCAGCATCGACATgtg GGCCGTGGGCTGCATCCTGGCCGAGCTGCTGGCCCACAAGCCCCTTCTCCCCGGCACCTCCGAGATCCACCAGATTGACTTGATCGTGCAGCTGCTGGGGACGCCGAGTGAGACCATCTGGCCG GGCTTTTCCAAGCTGCCGCTGGTTGGTCAGTATAGCCTTCGGAAGCAGCCGTACAACAACCTAAAGCACAAGTTCCCATGGCTGTCGGAGGCTGGGCTGCGCCTGCTCCACTTCCTGTTCAT GGCGACCGCTGGGGACTGCCTGGAGAGCTCCTACTTCAAGGAGAAGCCCCTGC CCTGTGAGCCGGAGCTCATGCCCACCTTTCCTCACCACCGCAACAAGCGGGCCGCCCCGGCCACCTCCGAGGGCCAGAGCAAGCGCTGCAAGCCCTGA
- the CDK10 gene encoding cyclin-dependent kinase 10 isoform X4 produces the protein MDKEKDGIPISSLREITLLLRLRHPNIVELKEVVVGNHLESIFLVMGYCEQDLASLLENMPTPFSEAQVKCIVLQVLRGLQYLHRNFIIHRDLKVSNLLMTDKGCVKTADFGLARAYGVPVKPMTPKVVTLWYRAPELLLGTTTQTTSIDMWAVGCILAELLAHKPLLPGTSEIHQIDLIVQLLGTPSETIWPGFSKLPLVGQYSLRKQPYNNLKHKFPWLSEAGLRLLHFLFMYDPKKRATAGDCLESSYFKEKPLPCEPELMPTFPHHRNKRAAPATSEGQSKRCKP, from the exons ATGGACAAGGAGAAGGATG GCATCCCCATCAGCAGCCTGCGGGAGATCACGCTGCTGCTCCGCCTACGCCACCCGAATATCGTGGAGCTGAAGGAGGTGGTTGTCGGGAACCACCTGGAGAG tATCTTCCTGGTGATGGGTTACTGTGAGCAGGACCTGGCCAGCCTCCTGGAGAATATGCCAACACCCTTCTCGGAGGCCCAG GTCAAGTGCATCGTGCTGCAGGTGCTCCGGGGCCTCCAGTACCTGCACAGGAACTTCATCATCCACAG GGACCTGAAGGTCTCCAACTTGCTCATGACTGACAAGGGCTGCGTGAAGACAG CGGATTTTGGCCTGGCCCGGGCCTACGGTGTCCCAGTAAAGCCGATGACCCCCAAGGTGGTCACTCTCTG GTACCGAGCCCCCGAGCTGCTGCTGGGAACCACCACACAGACCACCAGCATCGACATgtg GGCCGTGGGCTGCATCCTGGCCGAGCTGCTGGCCCACAAGCCCCTTCTCCCCGGCACCTCCGAGATCCACCAGATTGACTTGATCGTGCAGCTGCTGGGGACGCCGAGTGAGACCATCTGGCCG GGCTTTTCCAAGCTGCCGCTGGTTGGTCAGTATAGCCTTCGGAAGCAGCCGTACAACAACCTAAAGCACAAGTTCCCATGGCTGTCGGAGGCTGGGCTGCGCCTGCTCCACTTCCTGTTCATGTACGACCCTAAGAAAAG GGCGACCGCTGGGGACTGCCTGGAGAGCTCCTACTTCAAGGAGAAGCCCCTGC CCTGTGAGCCGGAGCTCATGCCCACCTTTCCTCACCACCGCAACAAGCGGGCCGCCCCGGCCACCTCCGAGGGCCAGAGCAAGCGCTGCAAGCCCTGA
- the CDK10 gene encoding cyclin-dependent kinase 10 isoform X5, translating to MAEPDSESEHIRLKCIRKEGFFTVPPEHRLGRCRSVKEFEKLNRIGEGTYGIVYRARDTQTDEIVALKKVRMDKEKDGIPISSLREITLLLRLRHPNIVELKEVVVGNHLESIFLVMGYCEQDLASLLENMPTPFSEAQVKCIVLQVLRGLQYLHRNFIIHRDLKVSNLLMTDKGCVKTADFGLARAYGVPVKPMTPKVVTLWYRAPELLLGTTTQTTSIDMWAVGCILAELLAHKPLLPGTSEIHQIDLIVQLLGTPSETIWPGDRWGLPGELLLQGEAPAL from the exons ATGGCGGAGCCTGACTCGGAGTCGGAGCACATCCGTCTGAAGTGCATTCGTAAGGAGGGCTTCTTCACGGTGCCTCCAGAACACAGG CTGGGGCGATGCCGGAGTGTGAAGGAGTTCGAGAAGCTGAACCGGATTGGAGAGGGCACTTACGGCATCGTGT ATCGGGCGCGGGACACCCAGACAGATGAGATTGTTGCGCTGAAGAAGGTGCGGATGGACAAGGAGAAGGATG GCATCCCCATCAGCAGCCTGCGGGAGATCACGCTGCTGCTCCGCCTACGCCACCCGAATATCGTGGAGCTGAAGGAGGTGGTTGTCGGGAACCACCTGGAGAG tATCTTCCTGGTGATGGGTTACTGTGAGCAGGACCTGGCCAGCCTCCTGGAGAATATGCCAACACCCTTCTCGGAGGCCCAG GTCAAGTGCATCGTGCTGCAGGTGCTCCGGGGCCTCCAGTACCTGCACAGGAACTTCATCATCCACAG GGACCTGAAGGTCTCCAACTTGCTCATGACTGACAAGGGCTGCGTGAAGACAG CGGATTTTGGCCTGGCCCGGGCCTACGGTGTCCCAGTAAAGCCGATGACCCCCAAGGTGGTCACTCTCTG GTACCGAGCCCCCGAGCTGCTGCTGGGAACCACCACACAGACCACCAGCATCGACATgtg GGCCGTGGGCTGCATCCTGGCCGAGCTGCTGGCCCACAAGCCCCTTCTCCCCGGCACCTCCGAGATCCACCAGATTGACTTGATCGTGCAGCTGCTGGGGACGCCGAGTGAGACCATCTGGCCG GGCGACCGCTGGGGACTGCCTGGAGAGCTCCTACTTCAAGGAGAAGCCCCTGC CCTGTGA
- the CDK10 gene encoding cyclin-dependent kinase 10 isoform X7 encodes MPRARNQGRNLVRKLIPGVIIASVIPFLDKHRARDTQTDEIVALKKVRMDKEKDGIPISSLREITLLLRLRHPNIVELKEVVVGNHLESIFLVMGYCEQDLASLLENMPTPFSEAQVKCIVLQVLRGLQYLHRNFIIHRDLKVSNLLMTDKGCVKTADFGLARAYGVPVKPMTPKVVTLWYRAPELLLGTTTQTTSIDMWAVGCILAELLAHKPLLPGTSEIHQIDLIVQLLGTPSETIWPGDRWGLPGELLLQGEAPAL; translated from the exons ATGCCCCGTGCTCGGAACCAGGGCAGAAACTTGGTCAGGAAGTTAATTCCTGGCGTGATTATCGCAAGCGTTATTCCATTTCTGGATAAAC ATCGGGCGCGGGACACCCAGACAGATGAGATTGTTGCGCTGAAGAAGGTGCGGATGGACAAGGAGAAGGATG GCATCCCCATCAGCAGCCTGCGGGAGATCACGCTGCTGCTCCGCCTACGCCACCCGAATATCGTGGAGCTGAAGGAGGTGGTTGTCGGGAACCACCTGGAGAG tATCTTCCTGGTGATGGGTTACTGTGAGCAGGACCTGGCCAGCCTCCTGGAGAATATGCCAACACCCTTCTCGGAGGCCCAG GTCAAGTGCATCGTGCTGCAGGTGCTCCGGGGCCTCCAGTACCTGCACAGGAACTTCATCATCCACAG GGACCTGAAGGTCTCCAACTTGCTCATGACTGACAAGGGCTGCGTGAAGACAG CGGATTTTGGCCTGGCCCGGGCCTACGGTGTCCCAGTAAAGCCGATGACCCCCAAGGTGGTCACTCTCTG GTACCGAGCCCCCGAGCTGCTGCTGGGAACCACCACACAGACCACCAGCATCGACATgtg GGCCGTGGGCTGCATCCTGGCCGAGCTGCTGGCCCACAAGCCCCTTCTCCCCGGCACCTCCGAGATCCACCAGATTGACTTGATCGTGCAGCTGCTGGGGACGCCGAGTGAGACCATCTGGCCG GGCGACCGCTGGGGACTGCCTGGAGAGCTCCTACTTCAAGGAGAAGCCCCTGC CCTGTGA
- the CDK10 gene encoding cyclin-dependent kinase 10 isoform X3 → MPRARNQGRNLVRKLIPGVIIASVIPFLDKHRARDTQTDEIVALKKVRMDKEKDGIPISSLREITLLLRLRHPNIVELKEVVVGNHLESIFLVMGYCEQDLASLLENMPTPFSEAQVKCIVLQVLRGLQYLHRNFIIHRDLKVSNLLMTDKGCVKTADFGLARAYGVPVKPMTPKVVTLWYRAPELLLGTTTQTTSIDMWAVGCILAELLAHKPLLPGTSEIHQIDLIVQLLGTPSETIWPGFSKLPLVGQYSLRKQPYNNLKHKFPWLSEAGLRLLHFLFMYDPKKRATAGDCLESSYFKEKPLPCEPELMPTFPHHRNKRAAPATSEGQSKRCKP, encoded by the exons ATGCCCCGTGCTCGGAACCAGGGCAGAAACTTGGTCAGGAAGTTAATTCCTGGCGTGATTATCGCAAGCGTTATTCCATTTCTGGATAAAC ATCGGGCGCGGGACACCCAGACAGATGAGATTGTTGCGCTGAAGAAGGTGCGGATGGACAAGGAGAAGGATG GCATCCCCATCAGCAGCCTGCGGGAGATCACGCTGCTGCTCCGCCTACGCCACCCGAATATCGTGGAGCTGAAGGAGGTGGTTGTCGGGAACCACCTGGAGAG tATCTTCCTGGTGATGGGTTACTGTGAGCAGGACCTGGCCAGCCTCCTGGAGAATATGCCAACACCCTTCTCGGAGGCCCAG GTCAAGTGCATCGTGCTGCAGGTGCTCCGGGGCCTCCAGTACCTGCACAGGAACTTCATCATCCACAG GGACCTGAAGGTCTCCAACTTGCTCATGACTGACAAGGGCTGCGTGAAGACAG CGGATTTTGGCCTGGCCCGGGCCTACGGTGTCCCAGTAAAGCCGATGACCCCCAAGGTGGTCACTCTCTG GTACCGAGCCCCCGAGCTGCTGCTGGGAACCACCACACAGACCACCAGCATCGACATgtg GGCCGTGGGCTGCATCCTGGCCGAGCTGCTGGCCCACAAGCCCCTTCTCCCCGGCACCTCCGAGATCCACCAGATTGACTTGATCGTGCAGCTGCTGGGGACGCCGAGTGAGACCATCTGGCCG GGCTTTTCCAAGCTGCCGCTGGTTGGTCAGTATAGCCTTCGGAAGCAGCCGTACAACAACCTAAAGCACAAGTTCCCATGGCTGTCGGAGGCTGGGCTGCGCCTGCTCCACTTCCTGTTCATGTACGACCCTAAGAAAAG GGCGACCGCTGGGGACTGCCTGGAGAGCTCCTACTTCAAGGAGAAGCCCCTGC CCTGTGAGCCGGAGCTCATGCCCACCTTTCCTCACCACCGCAACAAGCGGGCCGCCCCGGCCACCTCCGAGGGCCAGAGCAAGCGCTGCAAGCCCTGA